One window of Quercus robur chromosome 5, dhQueRobu3.1, whole genome shotgun sequence genomic DNA carries:
- the LOC126727937 gene encoding early nodulin-like protein 1, whose amino-acid sequence MQVRLIACIRKANQEHTNIMASISALFCTCMMMMMVMLVTTNVPVEAAKEFKVGGDMGWVLPDANNSATYNQWASRNRFHIGDSLSFEYQNDSVLVVDKWDYYHCNTTEPITSFSNGKSVIQLDRSGPFYFISGDTDNCKHGQRLLVEVMSMHMHHIPPSPPSIAFPPGSDTGTAPASSAISTAPAPSPSSGIQISATLGSVSMALIAISFIFLWFEP is encoded by the exons ATGCAAGTCAGATTG ATAGCCTGTATAAGAAAAGCAAACCAAGAACACACAAACATCATGGCATCAATCTCTGCTCTCTTCTGCACTtgcatgatgatgatgatggtcaTGTTGGTCACTACCAATGTGCCAGTTGAAGCTGCGAAGGAGTTCAAAGTTGGTGGTGATATGGGTTGGGTTCTACCTGATGCTAACAACTCTGCAACCTATAACCAGTGGGCTTCAAGGAACAGATTTCACATTGGAGATTCTCTCT CTTTTGAGTACCAGAATGATTCAGTTCTTGTGGTGGACAAATGGGACTACTACCATTGCAACACAACCGAGCCTATCACTTCCTTCAGCAATGGAAAGAGTGTCATCCAGCTTGATAGGTCTGGGCCTTTCTACTTCATTAGTGGGGACACTGACAACTGCAAGCATGGCCAGCGGTTACTTGTTGAAGTGATGTCTATGCACATGCACCATATCCCTCCATCTCCTCCATCAATTGCCTTTCCCCCTGGTTCAGACACCGGGACTGCCCCCGCGTCTTCAGCAATCAGCACCGCTCCTGCTCCATCACCAAGTTCAGGAATTCAAATTTCAGCCACACTTGGTTCAGTCTCTATGGCTCTTATTGccatctcttttatttttctatggtTTGAACCATAG
- the LOC126725396 gene encoding ankyrin repeat-containing protein At5g02620-like, whose product MDSSLFEAIAKNERRTFMNLVRENGEILQQRTAKTLHTPLHLASRFDNIDLVTEIIKLCPDMVAAENSKLETPLREACRQGNVKVLPLLLDASPWAACKLNSDNQSAFYMACSHGHLNVVKLLLSKPWVKGLEEDSFVQNSLHVAVSREYTGIVRKILEVWPDFPQKIDRNGYSPLHCSCHRGNVEITRMLLKSGAELALEFNNDGYTPLHLAAMNGNTAILKEFMSMAPTSFQCHTKNGETVFHLIVRYNHYDAFKYLVHVFNDTNIFHCPDQYGNTIFHIAVSGGHHQMWST is encoded by the exons ATGGATTCAAGCCTTTTTGAGGCGATTGCTAAAAATGAAAGACGCACTTTTATGAATTTAGTTCGCGAGAATGGAGAAATTCTCCAACAAAGAACAGCTAAAACATTACACACGCCACTGCACCTGGCCTCAAGATTTGATAATATCGACTTGGTCACAGAAATTATCAAGTTGTGCCCTGACATGGTTGCAGCTGAGAATAGCAAGCTGGAGACTCCATTGCGTGAAGCTTGTCGTCAAGGGAATGTCAAGGTCTTACCGCTGCTATTGGATGCCAGTCCTTGGGCAGCTTGTAAGCTAAATTCTGACAACCAGAGCGCATTTTACATGGCTTGTAGTCATGGGCATCTCAACGTGGTAAAGCTCCTTTTGAGTAAGCCATGGGTGAAGGGGTTGGAAGAAGATAGTTTTGTTCAAAATAGCCTTCATGTTGCTGTTTCAAGAGAATACACAG GTATTGTTAGGAAGATTTTAGAGGTGTGGCCAGACTTTCCTCAAAAGATTGACAGGAATGGTTATTCACCACTGCACTGCTCTTGTCATAGAGGGAACGTGGAGATAACGAGAATGCTCCTAAAATCTGGTGCAGAACTTGCTCTGGAATTCAATAATGATGGTTACACACCTTTGCACTTGGCTGCGATGAATGGCAACACTGCAATTCTAAAAGAATTCATGTCTATGGCTCCAACATCTTTTCAGTGTCACACAAAGAATGGAGAGACCGTTTTTCATCTAATTGTGAGATACAACCACTATGATGCTTTCAAATACTTGGTGCATGTTTTCAATGATACCAATATCTTCCACTGCCCAGATCAATATGGTAACACCATCTTCCATATTGCAGTCTCTGGAGGTCACCATCAG ATGTGGAGTACTTAA